In Pan paniscus chromosome 1, NHGRI_mPanPan1-v2.0_pri, whole genome shotgun sequence, the DNA window ttaatgAAGCCATCCTAAATAGCATGCATTGTACCCACTAAGAAATGTCTCATCCTTCACCCACCGCCTCACCTGCTGCCCTTCACAGTCTCCAGTGTCTAtgattctactctctacctccatctgTATGCATGATGTAGCTCCCACTTACACATGAGGTTGcacagtatttgactttctgaataatttcacttaagataatagcctccagttccatccatgttgccgcaaaaagcgtgatttcattctttttttatagctgagtagcattccactgtgtgtgtgtgtatgtatcttttgCTGTTAAAAGTAATATTGCCATCACATGGGGAACTGGGAGAGGGAGAAACAGGTCCCCCTGGTTACATAGGTACTGACGAGAAGGAAGTTGAAGAAAGATGATGGGTGGAGAAAATAGGTCCCACCTAGGGAGACATCACATCAGCTCTGTGGAGCCCCAGAGTGCTTAAAGGGCTGGCACTAAATGAACCTGGAACTCTCTTGCACCCTAAAAGGAACATTGCAAGGGGGTAGCAGAAAAAGTCCCTTTCAGTGATTCATCATCTCCCTTTCCTCACCATGCCCCAGGGATTCCCATGCCTTCCCAACCCTCTTGCCCCTTCCTGGGTCAGCCTTTCCACAGCAGGTTAGGGCACATTATAGCCAAGGGCACAACTCCCAACTCCTACACAGGCTGTTTTGCATAGGAGGAGGAAAAACACTGAAGACTTTCTGGGAAGTTAGTGCCATGGGGCAGGAAAGAACTTTTCCCACTCCCTGCCTCCAGGCTCATTCCATGGGGGGGTCACTCCACCACTCAACCTAGATAGTGAGGCCCCTGACCCCAGTCCCCCCACCTAATTCCAGGGCTTCTGTGAGGGGCTGACCAATGGTTAGCAATGAAGTaaccctgcttccctccctggACTTTGAGTTCCCATAGGGCAGACCCTGATGTGACCCAAGACCTATCGCACAGGGGATAAGGGTAAGGATTTGATTCAGGCTTTTCTGAGTCCATATGATGATTTGTTGTGTTTACTAGCTGAGTAAACTTGGGAACATCTCAACTTCTCCTTTCCTAAAATAGAGATTGCAGCACCTCTTAGGACTATGAGGGTTGAGGAGGATGCAGGAGGAGCAGGTATCTTGATATCTAGACATTAAAATGCTCAGTCAGCGGTGGGGGTCATAGAACAGGCTGTCATAACAAATGTGTGGAAGGATAAGGGGAGGGAACAAACAAGACCATGCTGCCTTCAGGAGTCTGAAACTCCATCCTCTTTGGGTCCAGAGGCCCAGTgctcttttctcccattttctgacCTGCTACTACACATGTACCTTTGCCTTACCCTCAAATCAATGTTGAGCCAGAGAAGACTCCAGGTGAGGtctctggggtggggtgggacctGGTGACCTGGGACCCTGGCCAGAAATCCTGAGCACAGCCTTCTGGGTGTGTCCCACCCACCTGATAGGGGGCAAGCCTCCAAGAAACAGATGACAGAGGTGGCCCCAGGCCTCCCAGCCCCTGGGAAGAGCCAGGCTGAGCCTTATAAAGGACTGCTCTTTGTCCAAACACACACATCTCACTCATCCTTCTACTCGTGACACTTCCCAGCTCTGGTAAGTCTCACCTACCTCTTTGCGTTTTCTAGAAGTGCCCAGTGCCCGGCCTGCCATGCTGCCTGTAGGAAGGGAAAGGGCTGTGGACAAAGACTCAGAAGCCGGGGTCTAGGCCAGCTCTGCCATTAGCTGGGCTGTGTGACCTTCACTTGACCCCAAAAGCCCACATCTGTACAACCAGGTGGCTGAACCAGACCTGTCCATTGCTCCTTTGGGATCTCCTGAGGCAACTCCTGTGGAAATGTCCCCAGTGGGACCTGAGCACAGGACCCTCCctgtcctcttcctccctggATTCATCCTCCTGTTGGGGTCCTGGTTGCTAAATCCCCTCCCCAGCTCCGGCTCCACAGAGGGTGGAGGGCTAAGGGTCCCCTGTGAATGCTTTGGAGGCTCTCCAAACCCCCAGGCCTGGGACCCCGACACAGCATAGCCCTGGCCAGATGGCTTGCCCCTACCTGGGTAAGGTATTGAGAAACCAATGCTCCGTCACTCCCTACCACAACCTGCAAATTTTCAGTCACCCTCTGGGCACAGGGCTTgccctctggccttggcctcagaTTCAAAAAAGCTTTGGGTGGCTCCTCTTAGTCAGATGCCGGCATGGAGCTTTCTCCTGCATTGAGAGGTGTTGCGGGTTTATTGTCAGACACCCATATGCATTAGCCAAGGTCCTTTCCTGGTTCTTTGGAAAGTGTGGGAAGTGAGAACTGCACTGTCCTATTTTTCAGGCTTGGGGTGCAGGGCAGCCCAGACTGACTACTGGCTGAAAGATCTGCTTTGGGAAGtcagacatttttatttaaacagtCAAGCCTTGGTGATTCAGAGGGTGCAGATAATTCCCAAGAGCAGACATGAAGTGACTCCCACCTCACTCCCACCCCATCCAGCAGCTTAAGAACCAGAGAGTTATTTCTGTTCCTTGTAACAGAGGCCATTCCTGTTTCTCGTTCCCAAGGGAATGCAAGAAGGGCCCCCTGTGCTCGGGACAGGACTGTGTTTCCTGCTAACACTCACGTCCACGCTCACATGTGCACCTGGAGCCTGCACACACCGTGTCATGCAGGGCTTGCACTTGAGTCAAGGTGGGGCCCACGGTGTCTGGTTCCTGAAGCAGCCGAGGAGGGTCAGACACCAGATCACCAAGGCCATTGTCCTGCCACCATTACTGTCACCCCGACCGTGAAGCTGGAGGAGATGGATTTGGTGCTCTTTTAAGAGTGGGGTCTGCCATGTGCTGGCTGAGGCTGGGGTGTCCCAGCTTAGTTCTTCCATGTGTTGCTGGCCCCCGACTCTCCCTGCTTCTCCCTCTCTGAAGCACTGTCCACAGCTGGACTTCCGCCATCCACCTGCATCTCCTCTTGGCCCTGGCCAGGATGGGCCAGGTCTCAGACTTGGTCCTACCCTCTCATTTTTGAGCAACTTATcccatcacattaaaaaaaaattgagttcgTTCTGCTACACCTTATCCGTGTTTTTACTCTGTCCTCAGCCCTCCTTCCAACACTCCCAAATAGAGACCCTAActtaaatgaagggaaaaaaatgattgTCTTTATTTCCTGAAGGCTTTTTGAAAGCAAAGATGAGCAACACTCAAGCTGAGAGGTCCATAATAGGCATGATCGACATGTTTCACAAATACACCAGACGTGATGACAAGATTGACAAGCCAAGCCTGCTGACCATGATgaaggagaacttccccaacttcCTTAGTGCCTGTGTGAGTTGGTGTCTAGCTTCTCAATGTTGGAGGATACATTTTGCTATGTGGCCTTGGACAGATCACCCTCACCCTCTGATTAAAAAATTTCCCATTTGCAAATAGGGCTTTATTACTTGGATCATATGTGAATCTAAGGATGGTAGGCGAAAAAGTATGAAAATGGGAAAGAGTTATACAGATATAAAGGAGGTTATTAGATGGTCAGCAAAGTATGCAGCTTGAGGGCAGTGCACAGTCCCCTCCCAGCACTCACTGACCCTCTCTCTGTGAGACTGAAACTCACATGCTCAGGTCCtgcttcccaaaggccccacatcAACATCCCTGAGATTACTGGGAAAGCACTAGAAGTTCCATTGTTAGTAGAAATCAATAGCCCTCTTTGCAATAAACAAGACTCATTAGCAAATCTGAAAAAAACTGTGGGCTACTAGGTACCAAAGGGTCTAGATGACCAAGAGTAGGGAACCCAGAAGATGAGTTTggtggaaaaggagaagaaaggagaggaggccagagaaagaagagaacaaagctTGAAGGCCAATTTTGAGGCCCTGGGGTAGAACTAAGGTAGGCAGTGCCCTTAGAGGCTGGGACAGGAAAGagtgaggctggggcaggggactGCTCTCCCCAAGGTCACTTAACAGAGCACCTTGGGACAGGACCTGCCTCCTATCCTGAGGTGTGAGACAAAAAGACTCCCTAGAGAACTCCAGGGATAACACTCACGTCCTCACCCCAACTTCACCCACTCACCCTGTGCTCTCagccccaccaccatgcctgtgcAGATCTAGGTACTTGTCTGtatctctgcctcctcctctccctcccagtcCAAAACTTGTTTGTgattgaatttttctattttgtatgtttttctcttcacAGGACAAAAAGGGCACAAATTACCTCGCCAATGTCTTTGAGAAAAAGGATAAGAATGAGGATAGGAAGATTGATTTTTCTGAGTTTCTGTCCTTGCTGGGAGACATAGCCACAGACTACCACAAGCAGAGCCATGGAGCAGCACCCTGTTCCGGGGAAAGCCAGTGACCCAGCCCCACCAATGGGCCTCCAGAGACCCCAGGAACAATAAAGTGTCTTCTCCCACCAGACgcttgccttattttcttcttctctttggtGACCTACGTTGTCAAAACTACCAATTCCAGGTTAACTTTGTTGGAGaatttcccccacccccatccagtGGGTCACCCAGGAGTAATGTCCCTCCAGCAACGTTCCCGCTATGGCCTCCAGCAGAGCTGAGCTGCCTCTCACACAGGTCCTGGTGTCTGCTTCTGCCCCGCTCCCTAAATGCAGCCACCATGGCAGGTTCCAGGTGGAAGTCAGTGGAAAGCTCCTGCCAGATCACAGCAATGCTCCTCCTTGTCAAGGCATGGACCAGGGTCATTCAGACACATTCAGATACTGCACTGAGAAGGGGCTGGCATCTCTCAGTGTGCTCCTGCCCTCCCGCTCCTGCCCCAGCTGTTCTCCAGGGCTTGGGGAAACAGAAACCACTCACATAGGGATTCCTGGATGGCATCAGGCTCAGGGCCCTTGTGGCTATGAATGGGAGGCTCAGCAGTTCCCTGAGGATGAGCTCCCTTGTCCTGTGGCCTGGGCTCCAGGGGCTGTGTCCATTCTCTGTGCTGTGCACTTGTGTGCATATGCCTAAGTGGGTGACCCTGTGGAAGTGAGAGGGAGTCATCTTGAAGCTGAGCTGTCCTCAATGGTTTGCTAAATGCCAGGACTGGGTTTCTGGTAATGAATGAATATTCCAGATTTTGAGGAGCTCAAAGTAGTCCAGGAGTCCAAATAAGGAGTCTAGCCGGAATAAGGCAGCACCATGGAAATGCCCTAAGGACTGACACAGAGAGCTCATGCTGACTGTGATGAGAAATTGCAGCACCTCTATCTGGCAGGTAATGGAGTAGTTTGTTATTGGTAGTCTACTCCAGACCAGGCAGTGTGCTATGGGCTGAGGATGCAGAAACAAGCAGGGCACAGCGCTGTCCTAGCAGAGCACTGGTGGGTCTCTCCATGCAGGCCACAACACAGGGTCAGTGTTCACCTGGTGTCACTTCCTGGCCATGTTCTGTGCAACTGCTCTTAGTATTCTCCCTAGAGGCTCACATCATCTGTCCCTATCATTCTTACCACCCTGGTCAATCTCCAGCTAACCTCTCAATCAGGCAAACATTCTTCTTAGAGGAATCAGGCAACCATCACAAAAATTCTCATTCCATTCCCCCAGCAGAAGTGTGTAGGATGAGTTATTTGTTCTTGTGAATGACTGTTCCACTCCACACTCACACCTCTATTCACAGACCAGCATCTCCTCTCCTCATCAGGAATCTTCCTTCCTGAACATATTCTGCACCTTGTCAGCCTTCAGGACTGATCTGCAGTTTTCACCTCCAAATCCCAATGTCTGACCAttagttttcttctctctccttctctccctttctcattCTCATTCCACCTGTTCTTGGAACTCACAGAGGCCTGCAGTCCCTgggctttcattttttcttaccaGACCCCTGCTGCCTTCTCTATGTAGCCTGTCCCTATCATCCACCCCAGAAttgctctctttcctctcttagcTCTGTTGCCCACTTTCCTTGGGCCATACCTTCCCTGCAGATCTCCAAACCAGAACCATCTTCCCCCGTTGTCCTCCTCTCTCCTTCACCAGGACTGCTAGTCACTGCTCAGAACCATCATGCCAGGGTCCCAAGGGTGGGTACCTGACTTCCTCTCTCCCCAGCACTCTCTGAATCCCTCCTGTTCACCCAGCTGCTGTTATTCCAAGAATGCGCAACACCTTCCCCCATCAATATATCTCAGTATTTCGTGCCTCAATACCAGTCTTTCAAATGCTGCCTCTGCTGGATGTCATTTAATAATTCATCTGTCTCATTAACTTACATTTCAAGACAGAGCTTTAATGTCAACTTCTCTTAGACATTTAGATGGTGAACCACTATCCCTTCACCCCAAAGAAATGATCTCTGCCTCATTTGCACGTCCCTCACCCTGAGCCCACTCCTACTGTAGTGGCTACATTACCTCAAATTTCTTTGATGTCTTTCCATGCAGACTTGGAATCATGGAAGGAAAACACTCTTAACTCAGATCTCCTGGTTACTCAGCATATAGCAGTACTGGATCCCAGCTTATAATAAGTActctatataattttttattataaaatgcacTTGTGCAAATTCTGGTCAATACCACCTCATGTAAACAGCAGTGGAAAATCTAAAAACTTCAGTTTGGGAGGCAGGTTGTGAAGCTTAGGAGATATTCTGGAAACCAGAATCTGGAACTAGGCCAAAAAGAATAATGCAAATGACTGAAGAGCTTGACTCAAGTCCTGATCTCCCAAAAGAAGAGAGGGTCTCCCTGGGGTGGGGTTGCTGGACCTTCAATCCATTGCTACAGTCCAGAAGGCAACTGGCCACTCCTAATGTGGGCCTGCCCTCCCTTTATTTTTCCAGTTCTTATTTCACCTGATAATATTCCGTCCAATGGCAATGGCACATAAAAATTAGGATGGAGTGTGTGGACAAATACTTCTTCATCTTCTTGTCTAGGATTAGAAATCACCTTCTCAAGGGAGCCTTGTCTAATGTTCCTGAGACTATTTCACACTCTCCATGCTTATGTCAATGCAGGACTCATCACATCTATTCAGATATTCTGTTTACACACCCATGTCATCCCAGAGAGGTGATCACAGGGCAGGGACACATGTGTGGCATACAGTTCCTAGTTAAGATCCCAAATCCTGAGATATTGCTGATTTGCTATGGCAGGTTGTCAAGAGAACTGTGTTATTCCAAACTCACCAAGGTGGCTTATAGAACAGAAGCAGATGGATATAAAGAGGAGAGGGGGCCAGACCATCTCCGCAACCACAGCCCAGAGCTCCAAACAGGCACCAGATAGAAAAATGGTTTGATTTCAtccaatattttttcaaaagaatgtCAAGGAATAGGGTGGGGGCAATGTGTCATTTTGCATTGGAAGGAGGACATTTTAGAGCAAGGCCTAAGGGCATAGGTATTAGTGTCATATTGATCAGAATTCAACCTTTgttcctaagccaaaagaacaaagttggaggcatcacactacctgacttcaaactatactacaaggctgcagtgaccaaaacagcatggtactggtaccaaaacacagatatagaccaatggaacagaacagagccctcagaaataatgccgcatatctacaactatctgatctttgacaaacctgacaaaaacaagaaatggggaaaagattcactatttaataagtggtgctgggaaaactggctagccatatgtagaaagctgaagctggatcccttccttacacctaatacaaaaattaattcaagatggattaaagacttaaatgttagacctaaaaccataaaaaccctagaagaaaacctaggcaataccattcaggacataggcgtgggcaaggacttcatgtctaaaacagcaaaagcaatggcaacaaaagccaaaattgacaaatgggatctaattaaactaaagagcttctgcacaacaaaagaaactaccatcagactgaacaggcagcctataggatgggagaaaatttttgcaatctactgatctgacaaagggctaatatcaagaatctacaatgaactcaaacaaatttacaagaaaaaaacaaacaaccccatcaaaaagtgggcaaaggatatgaacagacacttctcaaaagatgacatttatgcagccaacagacacatgaaaaaatgcttatcatcactggccatcagagaaatgcaaatcaaaaccacaatgagataccatctcacaccagttagaatggtgatcattaaaaagtcaggaaacaacagatgctggagaggatgtggaga includes these proteins:
- the LOC100992193 gene encoding protein S100-A7; translated protein: MWNCFLKAKMSNTQAERSIIGMIDMFHKYTRRDDKIDKPSLLTMMKENFPNFLSACDKKGTNYLANVFEKKDKNEDRKIDFSEFLSLLGDIATDYHKQSHGAAPCSGESQ